In Scatophagus argus isolate fScaArg1 chromosome 7, fScaArg1.pri, whole genome shotgun sequence, a genomic segment contains:
- the epx gene encoding eosinophil peroxidase — MDAALMVSVSLLGLALVVLSLPEHHSLNGEYDNRSVSGSVYLGSMFVKEALQRAAELTDAAYARTNERVKISLSEGALRPSDLLAQFKQVEATTRTQIWAAELLDNTVELIREMVYTHNMVQPSPQELLSEGDMENLLQVTGCTAELQRPSCASDCLSERYRSITGECNNKQHPRWGAANIPYSRWLPPEYEDAWGTPRGWDPEHTYHNTTLPPVRLVSQEVLFTHNDNISLDSTLSHLLVEWGQWIDHDMVQIPQSPSTAAFRTGADCTHTCSRDAPCFPIQIPLSDPRNGIQSCMPFFRSAPSCVAGVLSHRHREQLNAITSFVDASMVYGSSTSLASALRNLSCPLGSMAHNSQHSDQELSYMPFLPRLQAHLDPCGPRNSTISGDRSDRSKRQENTTSCFQAGDSRANEHLGMIALHTLFLREHNRLVKELHLLNPHWSPDTLYQEARKIMGAIHQIITWEHYLPRVLGEDATSHLMPPYMGYDSKVDPSIANVFAAAAFRFAHVTVQPVVTRLGPGYTTNSQHPSLPLHHSLFASWRVIQEGGIDPVLRGLLLSPAKLQTPGQMMVEELTEKLFQAQGGMPLDLGALNLQRGRDHGLPGYSSWRRFCSLSVPNTTSELAEILSNFTLAHKLQLLYGTPHNIDVWVGAISEPALPGGRVGPLLSCLLARQFRALRDGDKFWWEREGLFTSTQRRHLRAVSLSRIICDNTHITHVPADPFSHTERSEDMLACSHPLISHLNLTPWKEPDTDPSCGPIPRIQSGYSLLCDSVILYQCHSGFKLLGSSTVSCDPNSQQWSPTPPACQDINECEEQTSLCPQNHKCLNIPGSFICSEPPSLSAALVVTAVIVVIGGVAALLLLMFCYRRYSTKKEELVNAGCCQEKS, encoded by the exons ATGGACGCAGCACTCATG GTATCCGTCTCTCTGCTTGGACTGGCTCTGGTCGTGCTCTCTCTCCCTGAGCACCATTCACTGAACGGAGAATATGACAACAGATCAG TTTCAGGAAGTGTGTACTTGGGATCTATGTTTGTCAAGGAGGCTcttcagagagcagctgagCTGACTGATGCTGCTTACGCTCGCACAAACGAAAG GGTGAAGATATCTCTGTCTGAAGGCGCCCTGAGACCCAGTGACCTTCTGGCTCAGTTTAAACAGGTTGAAGCAACAACCAGGACTCAGATCTGGGCTGCAGAACTGCTGGACAACACAGTGGAGCTGATCAGAGAGATGGTCTACACTCACAATATGGTGCAGCCCAGCCCTCAGG AGCTGCTGAGTGAAGGAGACATGGAGAACCTGCTGCAGGTGACGGGCTGCACCGCTGAGCTGCAGAGACCCAGCTGTGCCTCCGACTGTCTGTCTGAGCGCTACAGATCCATCACAGGAGAGTGCAACAACAA ACAGCATCCCAGATGGGGGGCTGCAAACATCCCATATTCCCGCTGGCTGCCTCCAGAGTACGAGGATGCATGGGGGACGCCCAGAGGCTGGGATCCAGAGCATACCTACCATAACACCACTCTGCCTCCT GTGCGGCTGGTGTCTCAAGAGGTGCTGTTCACTCACAACGACAACATCTCTCTGGACTCCACTCTGTCCCACCTGCTGGTGGAGTGGGGTCAGTGGATCGATCACGATATGGTGCAGATTCCTCAGAGCCCCAGTACAGCCGCATTCAGGACAGGAGCTGACTGCACCCACACCTGCAGCCGGGACGCGCCCTGTTTCCCCATACAG ATCCCTCTCTCAGATCCTCGTAATGGCATCCAGAGCTGCATGCCTTTCTTCCGCTCTGCTCCCAGCTGTGTTGCAGGAGTCCTGTCTCATCGCCACCGAGAACAGCTCAACGCCATCACCTCCTTTGTTGATGCCAGTATGGTGTACGGCAGCTCCACCAGTCTGGCGTCAGCTCTGAGAAACCTTTCCTGTCCTCTGGGCTCGATGGCCCACAACTCCCAACACTCAGACCAGGAGCTGTCCTACATGCCATTCCTTCCACGCTTGCAGGCTCACCTGGACCCTTGCGGCCCTCGAAACTCCACCATCTCAGGGGACAGGTCGGACAGATCCAAGCGCCAGGAGAACACCACGTCCTGCTTTCAAGCCG GTGATTCCAGAGCTAACGAGCACCTGGGAATGATCGCATTGCACACGCTCTTTCTGAGAGAGCACAACCGGCTGGTCAAAGAGCTGCACCTGCTCAACCCTCACTGGAGCCCTGACACCCTTTACCAGGAGGCCCGCAAGATCATGGGAGCCATTCATCAG ATCATAACATGGGAGCACTACCTGCCACGGGTCCTCGGTGAGGATGCCACGTCTCATCTGATGCCTCCCTACATGGGCTACGATTCGAAGGTGGATCCCAGCATCGCTAACGTCTTTGCAGCTGCTGCGTTTCGTTTTGCCCATGTCACCGTGCAGCCAGTAGTGACCAGGCTGGGGCCAGGATACACCACGAACTCCCAGCATCCTTCACTGCCTCTGCATCACTCACTGTTTGCCTCTTGGAGGGTTATACAAGAAG GTGGGATAGACCCTGTGCTGCGTGGTCTGTTGCTGTCTCCGGCCAAGCTGCAGACTCCAGGTCAGATGATGGTGGAGGAGCTGACGGAGAAGCTGTTTCAGGCACAGGGAGGGATGCCTCTAGACCTCGGGGCCCTTAACCTCCAGAGGGGTCGGGATCATGGCCTTCCCG GATACAGCTCGTGGAGACGGTTCTGCAGCCTCTCTGTTCCCAACACCACATCAGAACTGGCCGAAATTCTAAGTAACTTCACTTTGGCTCACAAATTACAGCTCCTGTACGGGACACCACACAATATCGATGTGTGGGTGGGGGCCATCTCCGAGCCGGCTCTTCCTGGAGGTCGGGTCGGACCACTCCTGTCCTGCCTGCTGGCGAGACAGTTCAGAGCGCTGAGAGATGGGGACAA GTTTTGGTGGGAGAGGGAAGGCCTGTTCACCAGCACCCAGAGGAGACACCTCCGGGCCGTCTCTCTGTCCCGCATCAtttgtgacaacacacacatcactcacGTCCCCGCTGATCCGTTCTCACACACCGAACGGTCAGAGGACATGCTGGCTTGTTCACACCCGCTCATCTCCCACCTCAACCTCACCCCGTGGAAAGAGCCAGACACAG ATCCCAGCTGTGGTCCAATACCCAGGATTCAATCTGGCTACTCGCTGCTCTGTGACTCTGTGATTCTGTATCAGTGTCACTCTGGCTTCAAGCTGCTGGGATCTTCAACTGTCAGCTGCGATCCAAACAGCCAGCAGTGGAGTCCCACCCCCCCAGCATGTCAAG atatTAACGAATGCGAAGAACAAACTTCTCTCTGCCCACAAAACCACAAGTGCCTAAACATACCAGGTTCTTTTATTTGCTCAG AGCCCCCCTCGCTGTCTGCCGCCTTGGTTGTCACTGCAGTGATAGTGGTGATCGGTGGCGTGGctgcgctgctgctgctgatgttctgtTACCGCAG ATATTCCACCAAGAAAGAGGAATTAGTCAATGCTGGATGTTGCCAAGAGAAAAGTTAA
- the rab3il1 gene encoding guanine nucleotide exchange factor for Rab-3A isoform X3 translates to MDAFEGIHSVQISSTPPSSAAVSPGYEVLKAGRSGIAVYSSTVFFGTPDVLKSRRKSSRETEEEGCVIGQLVDLDPEPKSRVEGGGQAEPTSGRDHGDLSRLRSSSLEIREKEIREKGSEILREQLDAAKKELKLKDKECERLSQVRNQLEQELEELTASLFEEAHKMVHEANVKQATAEKQLKEAQGKIDVLQAEVTALKTLVLTSTPSSPNRQLHPQLQSSGTRGAYKKHVGGHIRNKSTSSAFPSSTGKPEPSSVSVQPVTKEDREMDSVLYAEFLMWKENPSLERSSAFLSRIYREDIGPCLSFTRSELSQLVQSAVENNSLTIEPVALSALPMVKASAVECGGPNGFRAAVETKCALSGMSRLCRHRIKLGDKESYYYISPSSRARITAVCNFFTYIRYIQQGLVRHDAEQMFWEVMRLRREMTVAKLGFYVTDQG, encoded by the exons ATGGATGCTTTCGAGGGAATTCACAGCGTCCAGATTTCCTCTACCCCACCAtcttcagcagcagtcagccCGGGATATGAAGTCCTTAAAGCAGGGAGATCTGGAATAGCCGTATATTCCTCCACAGTATTTTTTGGCACACCTGATGTCCTCAAATCCAGACGCAAGTCCAGCAGGGAGACCGAGGAGGAAGGCTGTGTTATTGGACA GTTGGTAGATCTGGATCCAGAGCCGAAGTCCAGAGTGGAGGGCGGAGGCCAGGCTGAGCCAACTTCAGGCAGAGACCATGGCGACCTCTCCCGGCTTCGTAGCTCCTCGTTGGAgatcagagaaaaagaaatcagagaAAAGGGGTCAGAGATCCTTAGGGAACAGCTGGACGCTGCGAAGAAG GAACTGAAACTGAAGGACAAGGAGTGTGAGCGTCTGTCGCAGGTCAGGAACCAACTGGAGCAGGAGCTGGAAGAGCTGACTGCCAGTCTGTTTGAG GAAGCTCATAAGATGGTGCATGAAGCTAACGTCAAACAAGCAACTGCGGAGAAACAACTGAAGGAGGCTCAGGGAAAG ATTGATGTTCTGCAAGCAGAGGTGACAGCACTCAAAACTCTAGTGTTGACATCAACACCTTCTTCACCAAACCGGCAGCTGCATCCACAGCTGCAGTCTTCAGGAACCAGGGGGGCTTACAAAAAACATGTCGGGGGCCACATCCGCAACAAGAGCACGAGCAGTGCCTTTCCATCCTCAACTGGAAAACCAGAgccttcctctgtttctgttcagcCTGTGACCAAAGAGGACCGAGAG ATGGACTCTGTTTTATATGCAGAATTTCTGATGTGGAAGGAGAATCCAAGTCTCGAGCGATCCTCTGCCTTCTTGAGTCGCATCTACAGAGAAGATATTGGACCCTGCCTCTCCTTCACGAGATCTGAG CTGTCACAGCTGGTGCAAAGTGCAGTGGAAAACAATTCTTTGACGATTGAGCCTGTGGCCCTGTCAGCGTTACCGATGGTTAAAGCCTCAGCTGTAGAGTGTGGCGGCCCGAA tggcTTTAGGGCAGCAGTAGAGAC AAAATGTGCATTAAGCGGCATGTCACGCCTCTGCCGACATCGCATTAAACTTGGTGACAAGGAGAGCTACTATTACATCTCTCCTTCCAGCCGAGCCCGG ATCACGGCTGTTTGCAACTTCTTTACTTATATCCGCTACATCCAGCAGGGCCTGGTGAGACACGATG CGGAGCAGATGTTCTGGGAGGTGATGCGTCTTCGCAGGGAGATGACTGTGGCGAAGTTAGGTTTCTACGTCACTGACCAGGGCTAG
- the rab3il1 gene encoding guanine nucleotide exchange factor for Rab-3A isoform X4, which translates to MDAFEGIHSVQISSTPPSSAAVSPGYEVLKAGRSGIAVYSSTVFFGTPDVLKSRRKSSRETEEEGCVIGQLVDLDPEPKSRVEGGGQAEPTSGRDHGDLSRLRSSSLEIREKEIREKGSEILREQLDAAKKELKLKDKECERLSQVRNQLEQELEELTASLFEEAHKMVHEANVKQATAEKQLKEAQGKIDVLQAEVTALKTLVLTSTPSSPNRQLHPQLQSSGTRGAYKKHVGGHIRNKSTSSAFPSSTGKPEPSSVSVQPVTKEDREMDSVLYAEFLMWKENPSLERSSAFLSRIYREDIGPCLSFTRSELSQLVQSAVENNSLTIEPVALSALPMVKASAVECGGPKKCALSGMSRLCRHRIKLGDKESYYYISPSSRARITAVCNFFTYIRYIQQGLVRHDAEQMFWEVMRLRREMTVAKLGFYVTDQG; encoded by the exons ATGGATGCTTTCGAGGGAATTCACAGCGTCCAGATTTCCTCTACCCCACCAtcttcagcagcagtcagccCGGGATATGAAGTCCTTAAAGCAGGGAGATCTGGAATAGCCGTATATTCCTCCACAGTATTTTTTGGCACACCTGATGTCCTCAAATCCAGACGCAAGTCCAGCAGGGAGACCGAGGAGGAAGGCTGTGTTATTGGACA GTTGGTAGATCTGGATCCAGAGCCGAAGTCCAGAGTGGAGGGCGGAGGCCAGGCTGAGCCAACTTCAGGCAGAGACCATGGCGACCTCTCCCGGCTTCGTAGCTCCTCGTTGGAgatcagagaaaaagaaatcagagaAAAGGGGTCAGAGATCCTTAGGGAACAGCTGGACGCTGCGAAGAAG GAACTGAAACTGAAGGACAAGGAGTGTGAGCGTCTGTCGCAGGTCAGGAACCAACTGGAGCAGGAGCTGGAAGAGCTGACTGCCAGTCTGTTTGAG GAAGCTCATAAGATGGTGCATGAAGCTAACGTCAAACAAGCAACTGCGGAGAAACAACTGAAGGAGGCTCAGGGAAAG ATTGATGTTCTGCAAGCAGAGGTGACAGCACTCAAAACTCTAGTGTTGACATCAACACCTTCTTCACCAAACCGGCAGCTGCATCCACAGCTGCAGTCTTCAGGAACCAGGGGGGCTTACAAAAAACATGTCGGGGGCCACATCCGCAACAAGAGCACGAGCAGTGCCTTTCCATCCTCAACTGGAAAACCAGAgccttcctctgtttctgttcagcCTGTGACCAAAGAGGACCGAGAG ATGGACTCTGTTTTATATGCAGAATTTCTGATGTGGAAGGAGAATCCAAGTCTCGAGCGATCCTCTGCCTTCTTGAGTCGCATCTACAGAGAAGATATTGGACCCTGCCTCTCCTTCACGAGATCTGAG CTGTCACAGCTGGTGCAAAGTGCAGTGGAAAACAATTCTTTGACGATTGAGCCTGTGGCCCTGTCAGCGTTACCGATGGTTAAAGCCTCAGCTGTAGAGTGTGGCGGCCCGAA AAAATGTGCATTAAGCGGCATGTCACGCCTCTGCCGACATCGCATTAAACTTGGTGACAAGGAGAGCTACTATTACATCTCTCCTTCCAGCCGAGCCCGG ATCACGGCTGTTTGCAACTTCTTTACTTATATCCGCTACATCCAGCAGGGCCTGGTGAGACACGATG CGGAGCAGATGTTCTGGGAGGTGATGCGTCTTCGCAGGGAGATGACTGTGGCGAAGTTAGGTTTCTACGTCACTGACCAGGGCTAG
- the rab3il1 gene encoding guanine nucleotide exchange factor for Rab-3A isoform X2: protein MDAFEGIHSVQISSTPPSSAAVSPGYEVLKAGRSGIAVYSSTVFFGTPDVLKSRRKSSRETEEEGCVIGQLVDLDPEPKSRVEGGGQAEPTSGRDHGDLSRLRSSSLEIREKEIREKGSEILREQLDAAKKELKLKDKECERLSQVRNQLEQELEELTASLFEEAHKMVHEANVKQATAEKQLKEAQGKIDVLQAEVTALKTLVLTSTPSSPNRQLHPQLQSSGTRGAYKKHVGGHIRNKSTSSAFPSSTGKPEPSSVSVQPVTKEDREPAVPALLSLILCLVPGQSVSVTFDHYWQERGEGLGTDCRQMDSVLYAEFLMWKENPSLERSSAFLSRIYREDIGPCLSFTRSELSQLVQSAVENNSLTIEPVALSALPMVKASAVECGGPKKCALSGMSRLCRHRIKLGDKESYYYISPSSRARITAVCNFFTYIRYIQQGLVRHDAEQMFWEVMRLRREMTVAKLGFYVTDQG from the exons ATGGATGCTTTCGAGGGAATTCACAGCGTCCAGATTTCCTCTACCCCACCAtcttcagcagcagtcagccCGGGATATGAAGTCCTTAAAGCAGGGAGATCTGGAATAGCCGTATATTCCTCCACAGTATTTTTTGGCACACCTGATGTCCTCAAATCCAGACGCAAGTCCAGCAGGGAGACCGAGGAGGAAGGCTGTGTTATTGGACA GTTGGTAGATCTGGATCCAGAGCCGAAGTCCAGAGTGGAGGGCGGAGGCCAGGCTGAGCCAACTTCAGGCAGAGACCATGGCGACCTCTCCCGGCTTCGTAGCTCCTCGTTGGAgatcagagaaaaagaaatcagagaAAAGGGGTCAGAGATCCTTAGGGAACAGCTGGACGCTGCGAAGAAG GAACTGAAACTGAAGGACAAGGAGTGTGAGCGTCTGTCGCAGGTCAGGAACCAACTGGAGCAGGAGCTGGAAGAGCTGACTGCCAGTCTGTTTGAG GAAGCTCATAAGATGGTGCATGAAGCTAACGTCAAACAAGCAACTGCGGAGAAACAACTGAAGGAGGCTCAGGGAAAG ATTGATGTTCTGCAAGCAGAGGTGACAGCACTCAAAACTCTAGTGTTGACATCAACACCTTCTTCACCAAACCGGCAGCTGCATCCACAGCTGCAGTCTTCAGGAACCAGGGGGGCTTACAAAAAACATGTCGGGGGCCACATCCGCAACAAGAGCACGAGCAGTGCCTTTCCATCCTCAACTGGAAAACCAGAgccttcctctgtttctgttcagcCTGTGACCAAAGAGGACCGAGAG cCTGCTGTTCCTGCTCTCCTTTCTCTGATACTCTGCCTGGTCCCTGGCCAGTCTGTCagtgtgacctttgaccattACTGGCAGGAACGGGGGGAGGGGCTAGGCACTGACTGCAGACAG ATGGACTCTGTTTTATATGCAGAATTTCTGATGTGGAAGGAGAATCCAAGTCTCGAGCGATCCTCTGCCTTCTTGAGTCGCATCTACAGAGAAGATATTGGACCCTGCCTCTCCTTCACGAGATCTGAG CTGTCACAGCTGGTGCAAAGTGCAGTGGAAAACAATTCTTTGACGATTGAGCCTGTGGCCCTGTCAGCGTTACCGATGGTTAAAGCCTCAGCTGTAGAGTGTGGCGGCCCGAA AAAATGTGCATTAAGCGGCATGTCACGCCTCTGCCGACATCGCATTAAACTTGGTGACAAGGAGAGCTACTATTACATCTCTCCTTCCAGCCGAGCCCGG ATCACGGCTGTTTGCAACTTCTTTACTTATATCCGCTACATCCAGCAGGGCCTGGTGAGACACGATG CGGAGCAGATGTTCTGGGAGGTGATGCGTCTTCGCAGGGAGATGACTGTGGCGAAGTTAGGTTTCTACGTCACTGACCAGGGCTAG
- the rab3il1 gene encoding guanine nucleotide exchange factor for Rab-3A isoform X1, whose translation MDAFEGIHSVQISSTPPSSAAVSPGYEVLKAGRSGIAVYSSTVFFGTPDVLKSRRKSSRETEEEGCVIGQLVDLDPEPKSRVEGGGQAEPTSGRDHGDLSRLRSSSLEIREKEIREKGSEILREQLDAAKKELKLKDKECERLSQVRNQLEQELEELTASLFEEAHKMVHEANVKQATAEKQLKEAQGKIDVLQAEVTALKTLVLTSTPSSPNRQLHPQLQSSGTRGAYKKHVGGHIRNKSTSSAFPSSTGKPEPSSVSVQPVTKEDREPAVPALLSLILCLVPGQSVSVTFDHYWQERGEGLGTDCRQMDSVLYAEFLMWKENPSLERSSAFLSRIYREDIGPCLSFTRSELSQLVQSAVENNSLTIEPVALSALPMVKASAVECGGPNGFRAAVETKCALSGMSRLCRHRIKLGDKESYYYISPSSRARITAVCNFFTYIRYIQQGLVRHDAEQMFWEVMRLRREMTVAKLGFYVTDQG comes from the exons ATGGATGCTTTCGAGGGAATTCACAGCGTCCAGATTTCCTCTACCCCACCAtcttcagcagcagtcagccCGGGATATGAAGTCCTTAAAGCAGGGAGATCTGGAATAGCCGTATATTCCTCCACAGTATTTTTTGGCACACCTGATGTCCTCAAATCCAGACGCAAGTCCAGCAGGGAGACCGAGGAGGAAGGCTGTGTTATTGGACA GTTGGTAGATCTGGATCCAGAGCCGAAGTCCAGAGTGGAGGGCGGAGGCCAGGCTGAGCCAACTTCAGGCAGAGACCATGGCGACCTCTCCCGGCTTCGTAGCTCCTCGTTGGAgatcagagaaaaagaaatcagagaAAAGGGGTCAGAGATCCTTAGGGAACAGCTGGACGCTGCGAAGAAG GAACTGAAACTGAAGGACAAGGAGTGTGAGCGTCTGTCGCAGGTCAGGAACCAACTGGAGCAGGAGCTGGAAGAGCTGACTGCCAGTCTGTTTGAG GAAGCTCATAAGATGGTGCATGAAGCTAACGTCAAACAAGCAACTGCGGAGAAACAACTGAAGGAGGCTCAGGGAAAG ATTGATGTTCTGCAAGCAGAGGTGACAGCACTCAAAACTCTAGTGTTGACATCAACACCTTCTTCACCAAACCGGCAGCTGCATCCACAGCTGCAGTCTTCAGGAACCAGGGGGGCTTACAAAAAACATGTCGGGGGCCACATCCGCAACAAGAGCACGAGCAGTGCCTTTCCATCCTCAACTGGAAAACCAGAgccttcctctgtttctgttcagcCTGTGACCAAAGAGGACCGAGAG cCTGCTGTTCCTGCTCTCCTTTCTCTGATACTCTGCCTGGTCCCTGGCCAGTCTGTCagtgtgacctttgaccattACTGGCAGGAACGGGGGGAGGGGCTAGGCACTGACTGCAGACAG ATGGACTCTGTTTTATATGCAGAATTTCTGATGTGGAAGGAGAATCCAAGTCTCGAGCGATCCTCTGCCTTCTTGAGTCGCATCTACAGAGAAGATATTGGACCCTGCCTCTCCTTCACGAGATCTGAG CTGTCACAGCTGGTGCAAAGTGCAGTGGAAAACAATTCTTTGACGATTGAGCCTGTGGCCCTGTCAGCGTTACCGATGGTTAAAGCCTCAGCTGTAGAGTGTGGCGGCCCGAA tggcTTTAGGGCAGCAGTAGAGAC AAAATGTGCATTAAGCGGCATGTCACGCCTCTGCCGACATCGCATTAAACTTGGTGACAAGGAGAGCTACTATTACATCTCTCCTTCCAGCCGAGCCCGG ATCACGGCTGTTTGCAACTTCTTTACTTATATCCGCTACATCCAGCAGGGCCTGGTGAGACACGATG CGGAGCAGATGTTCTGGGAGGTGATGCGTCTTCGCAGGGAGATGACTGTGGCGAAGTTAGGTTTCTACGTCACTGACCAGGGCTAG